TAAAGTACACGGCAAAATATTTGCCTTGTTTGCATTGGAAGAAGTTCCTTTGAGAATCAATCTTAAGTGCGAACCTGAAAAAGCGATAGAATTGAGAGAAGCCTTTGAGCAAGTAGTACCCGGTTATCATTGCAACAAAAAACATTGGAACACAATAGTAATTGAGCAACTTCCTGTAAAGCAAATACTAG
The genomic region above belongs to Flavobacteriales bacterium and contains:
- a CDS encoding MmcQ/YjbR family DNA-binding protein; the protein is MMIEELRTYCLAKNNVSEGFPFDEKTLVFKVHGKIFALFALEEVPLRINLKCEPEKAIELREAFEQVVPGYHCNKKHWNTIVIEQLPVKQILEWIDHSYQLVWDKLPKKIKG